From Rhinoraja longicauda isolate Sanriku21f chromosome 24, sRhiLon1.1, whole genome shotgun sequence, one genomic window encodes:
- the uqcc2 gene encoding ubiquinol-cytochrome-c reductase complex assembly factor 2: MAVTRYRRFLRLCEEWPLDQSKGGRDLGAFLRQRVALAFREGESTQIADPEKCDQMYDSLARINSAYYKNKYPRLKNTCFTGVTVEECRMVLATDNMKQMEEMKKGLWKKIKEKFTGKAENVTKEYV, encoded by the exons ATGGCGGTGACGCGGTACCGGCGGTTCCTCCGCCTGTGCGAGGAGTGGCCGCTCGACCAGAGCAAAGGCGGCCGCGACCTGGGCGCCTTCCTGCGGCAGCGCGTGGCGCTGGCCTTCCGCGAGGGGGAGAGCACGCAG ATTGCAGATCCAGAGAAGTGTGACCAGATGTATGACAGTTTAGCCAGAATCAACTCTGCTTATTACAAAAACAAG TACCCCCGTCTCAAAAACACATGTTTTACTGGTGTAACAGTGGAAGAATGTCGAATGGTTCTTGCAACAG ATAATatgaaacaaatggaagaaaTGAAAAAAGGATTGTGGAAAAAGATCAAAGAAAAGTTCACAGGGAAAGCAGAAAATGTCACCAAGGAGTATGTCTAA